A portion of the Lolium rigidum isolate FL_2022 chromosome 1, APGP_CSIRO_Lrig_0.1, whole genome shotgun sequence genome contains these proteins:
- the LOC124685930 gene encoding uncharacterized protein LOC124685930 gives MVLDSLSSPHRRSQNTFFLSSPKKPQSSRDEGSWSALVERHRFLLTTLVVLAFLCTIYLYFAVTLGTPKACSGLTGDEMALCQQKSALQHGKLKYL, from the coding sequence ATGGTTCTTGATTCATTATCATCTCCTCACAGGAGGTCGCAAAACACATTCTTTCTGTCATCTCCTAAGAAGCCTCAATCATCTCGCGATGAGGGTAGTTGGTCTGCATTGGTTGAGCGGCATCGTTTTCTCTTGACAACACTAGTGGTGCTTGCCTTCCTGTGCACCATATATCTGTATTTCGCAGTAACCTTGGGGACACCAAAAGCTTGCTCAGGATTGACGGGCGATGAAATGGCTTTATGCCAGCAAAAATCTGCCTTGCAACATGGAAAGTTGAAATATCTCTAA
- the LOC124685947 gene encoding uncharacterized protein LOC124685947: MALKATVSVPAAVTPLPAVRRRLLSFSSSSSRAAASKALRISAAMATAVQPAVVVGGGRVGQALLGMGPLGGDVLVGRGEKVPDAAPAGPILVCTRNDDLDGVLEATPKSRWRDLVFFQNGMLDPWLQSKGLVDANQVLAYFAVSKLGEPPVDGITDTNPEGLTAAFGNWAPAVAARLQNGGLTCKVLEKEAFQKQMLEKLIWISAFMLVGARHPGATVGAVEKEYRSEVSSLIAELASAAGAERGLSFDEGIEERLCAYSRAVAHFPTAVKEFKWRNGWFYSLSEKALGEGKPDPCPLHTAWLKEIKVI; this comes from the exons ATGGCCCTCAAAGCCACCGTCTCCGTCCCCGCCGCCGTCACTCCGCTACCCGcagtccgccgccgcctcctctccttctcctcctcctcctcgagggCGGCCGCTTCCAAAGCTCTCAGGATTTCGGCAGCGATGGCCACGGCGGTGCagccggcggtggtggtgggcggcgggcgCGTGGGGCAGGCGCTGCTGGGCATGGGCCCGCTCGGCGGGGATGTGCTGGTGGGCCGCGGGGAGAAGGTGCCGGACGCCGCGCCCGCCGGGCCCATACTGGTGTGCACCCGCAACGACGACCTCGACGGCGTGCTCGAGGCCACCCCGAAATCTCGCTGGCGCG ATTTGGTCTTCTTCCAGAACGGAATGCTGGATCCGTGGCTCCAGAGCAAGGGGTTGGTGGATGCGAACCAGGTCCTCGCGTACTTCGCCGTGTCCAAGCTTGGAGAGCCGCCCGTCGACGGGATCACTGACACCAACCCGGAGGGGCTCACCGCTGCGTTTGGCAACTGGGCTCCGGCAGTGGCGGCTCGCCTCCAAAATGGAGGACTTACCTGCAAG GTGCTTGAAAAGGAAGCCTTTCAGAAGCAAATGCTAGAAAAGTTGATATGGATTTCAGCTTTCATGCTTGTTGGAGCTCGTCATCCAGGGGCAACTGTTGGTGCGGTTGAAAAAGAATACCGATCTGAG GTATCCAGCCTGATAGCTGAATTAGCATCTGCTGCTGGTGCCGAGAGGGGGCTTTCATTTGACGAAGGCATAGAAGAGAGGCTTTGTGCCTACTCCAGAGCTGTGGCACACTTCCCGACCGCTGTGAAAGAG TTCAAGTGGAGGAATGGTTGGTTCTACTCTCTCTCGGAAAAGGCCCTGGGGGAAGGAAAGCCAGATCCATGCCCACTCCACACAGCTTGGCTCAAGGAGATTAAGGTCATATAG
- the LOC124682803 gene encoding nuclear pore complex protein NUP43-like: MADDSPSFRRHPLPFSIDLVRWLPSSTSSARLLAAAVHDPTIPASSHLHLLSLPDPASPLASLPLPSRPTALRCSPAVLAAATSSGSLHLLPSSFDTDSVISIPSGAGFHVGPVRGLDCGGEEWVTAGEDGRVHLVSDGGDGRVVARRVWDGKGMLGYEAARWASSAEFATGGAGCGVQWWDRRKGDAVVAQCKGIWGRGVAAGIVHSIDIHPSRKHICVVGGSSGAIFAWDLRWPQQPIPLSGVGLHETAEPVCESEVWEVLFDNYTQSSDIISAASTRILPVMMCSEDGILAIVEQDERPLELLAEPCAINSFDIDPQNPSDVVCALEWESIGVLTRGRDAMAAE, from the exons ATGGCGGACGACTCCCCCTCCTTCCGCCGCCACCCACTCCCCTTCTCCATCGACCTCGTCCGTTGGCTCCCTTCCTCtacctcctccgcccgcctcctcgccgccgctgtcCACGATCCCACCATCCCTGCCTcctcccacctccacctcctctcgCTCCCCGACCCCGCCTCCCCGCTCGCATCCCTCCCACTCCCCTCCCGACCCACGGCCCTCCGTTGCTCCcccgccgtcctcgccgccgccacctcctccggcTCCCTCCACCTCCTTCCTTCATCCTTCGACACCGACTCCGTGATATCCATTCCCAGCGGCGCGGGTTTCCACGTGGGACCCGTGCGCGGGCTGGACTGTGGCGGCGAGGAGTGGGTGACGGCCGGGGAGGACGGAAGGGTGCACCTAGTGTCGGATGGCGGCGACGGGAGGGTGGTGGCGAGGAGGGTCTGGGACGGGAAGGGGATGCTGGGGTACGAGGCGGCGAGATGGGCGTCGTCTGCAGAGTTCGCCACCGGTGGCGCCGGCTGCGGCGTGCAGTGGTGGGACCGGAGGAAAGGAGACGCCGTCGTGGCGCAGTGCAAGGGCATCTG GGGCCGTGGTGTTGCCGCCGGCATAGTGCATTCCATTGATATCCATCCATCAAGAAAACATATCTGTGTG GTGGGAGGCTCTTCGGGGGCAATATTTGCCTGGGATCTACGCTGGCCACAGCAGCCAATACCACTCTCTGGTGTAGGCTTGCACGAGACAGCAGAACCAGTCTGTGAAAGTGAGGTCtgggaggttctttttgataactACACACAGTCATCTGATATTATTTCGGCTGCCTCAACAAGAATATTACCTGTGATGATGTGCTCAGAGGATGGAATCCTTGCAATTGTCGAACAAG ATGAGAGGCCCCTTGAATTGCTTGCCGAGCCCTGTGCTATCAACTCCTTTGATATTGATCCTCAGAACCCTTCT GATGTGGTTTGTGCCCTGGAATGGGAATCAATTGGTGTGCTTACACGTGGAAGGGACGCAATGGCAGCAGAATGA
- the LOC124682804 gene encoding uncharacterized protein LOC124682804, giving the protein MAGFATSRPASLALAAFLTFLNIFAFLLAVGAERRRSTGKVVPDEYDDRSYCLYDTDASTVYGVAAFFVLLLSQVLVTGVTRCLCLGPALSSRGCAVAAFVLSWLTFLTAEACLVGGSARNAYHTKYLGYYMKHDLVSCATLRKGVFAAAAAMMLINLVASLVYYWSYSKAANGGFVKHQNEVSMGMTDYGLDKGGSGP; this is encoded by the exons ATGGCTGGATTCGCGACCTCGCGCCCGGCCTCCCTCGCGCTCGCCGCGTTCTTAACCTTCCTCAACATCTTCgccttcctcctcgccgtcggCGCCGAGCGCCGACGCAGCACC GGGAAAGTGGTGCCGGACGAGTACGATGACCGCTCCTACTGCCTGTACGACACCGACGCCTCCACCGTGTACGGCGTCGCCGCCTTTTTCGTGCTCCTCCTGTCGCAGGTGCTTGTCACCGGCGTCACGCGCTGCCTCTGTCTCGGCCCTGCGCTCTCCTCCCGCGGAtgcgccgtcgccgccttcgtccTCTCCTG GTTGACATTTCTCACAGCGGAAGCTTGCCTTGTTGGAGGATCCGCGAGAAATGCATACCACACCAAGTATCTTGGATACTACATGAAACATGACTTGGTCAGTTGTGCCACGCTCCGCAAAGGAGTGTTTGCAGCAGCCGCTGCCATGATGCTCATCAACCTCGTGGCTTCCCTAGTGTACTACTGGAGTTACTCAAAGGCCGCGAACGGCGGGTTCGTCAAGCACCAAAATGAAGTTAGCATGGGCATGACTGATTACGGACTTGACAAGGGTGGCTCTGGGCCATGA